A DNA window from Pontiella agarivorans contains the following coding sequences:
- a CDS encoding HupE/UreJ family protein, producing the protein MGAKKKYIARCAFFCFAWFMAWPSFAHEMNTAYLELREREHDVGVLVRIPEFGKSFSIVFPEGSVEQSEPITRIIEGGTVKTWRMAVPEGLENEQIGIPDLEINDLLIRVQLHGGSVQTLRLTPEDKEFTITGAPSQAAVAGTYFVLGLEHILEGIDHLLFVQALLILVKGWKKLTGAITTFTVAHSITLALASLGFVHVPAPPVEAIIALSIVFVACEIIHGRQGRPGITEKSPWLVTLSFGLLHGLGFAGALSEIGLPQHAIPMALLFFNVGVEAGQLLFVFAVLFILGILRFTKLPMPGYIRWIPPYAIGTVAMFWVIERVAGF; encoded by the coding sequence ATGGGTGCAAAAAAGAAGTATATTGCGAGGTGTGCATTCTTCTGTTTTGCGTGGTTCATGGCTTGGCCTTCATTTGCCCATGAAATGAATACGGCCTATCTGGAATTACGTGAGCGCGAACACGATGTCGGCGTTCTCGTCCGCATTCCGGAGTTTGGAAAATCCTTTTCGATTGTATTTCCCGAGGGATCCGTTGAGCAGTCCGAACCCATTACCCGGATCATTGAAGGCGGCACGGTGAAGACCTGGCGTATGGCTGTTCCCGAGGGATTGGAAAATGAACAGATTGGGATTCCGGATCTGGAAATTAACGATCTGCTGATTCGCGTACAACTGCATGGCGGTTCCGTACAGACGTTGCGGCTGACGCCGGAAGATAAAGAATTTACCATTACCGGAGCCCCGTCGCAGGCCGCCGTGGCCGGTACCTATTTTGTGCTCGGGCTTGAACACATTCTTGAAGGCATCGATCATCTGCTTTTTGTGCAGGCGCTGCTGATTTTGGTGAAAGGCTGGAAAAAACTCACCGGAGCCATCACCACGTTTACTGTGGCGCACAGCATTACGCTGGCGTTGGCTTCATTGGGATTCGTGCATGTGCCCGCTCCGCCGGTGGAAGCGATTATTGCGCTGAGTATTGTTTTTGTGGCCTGCGAAATCATCCATGGCCGGCAGGGGCGCCCCGGCATAACCGAGAAATCGCCGTGGCTCGTCACGCTCTCGTTCGGTCTGCTGCACGGACTCGGCTTTGCCGGAGCTCTTTCCGAGATCGGCCTGCCGCAGCACGCCATTCCCATGGCGCTGCTCTTTTTCAATGTCGGCGTCGAGGCCGGTCAGCTGCTGTTTGTTTTTGCGGTCCTTTTCATCCTTGGAATTTTGCGATTTACGAAACTTCCAATGCCTGGATATATCCGCTGGATCCCGCCTTATGCCATTGGCACCGTAGCGATGTT
- a CDS encoding nitroreductase family protein gives MNVHSAIQTRRSVRHFDPDHVMNDRDTEKLLSLALHSPTAFNIQNWRFVVVQNAPLRRKLRKASWDQQQITDASLLIILCADLKAWEKEPIRYWNSAPEPVQEYMVPAIQQYYQGLDQVQRDEAMRSCGIAAQTLMLAAKSLGYDSCPMDGFDFEEVAELINLPDDHAICMFVAIGKALKETPAPKDRLPLTKVVMTDRF, from the coding sequence ATGAACGTACATTCCGCCATACAGACCCGCCGCTCGGTGCGGCATTTCGATCCGGATCATGTCATGAATGACCGGGATACCGAAAAACTCCTGTCGCTTGCGCTGCATTCTCCCACCGCCTTCAACATACAGAACTGGCGTTTCGTAGTCGTACAAAATGCCCCTCTGCGCAGAAAGCTGCGAAAGGCTTCCTGGGATCAGCAGCAGATCACCGATGCTTCACTCCTGATCATTCTCTGCGCCGACCTCAAAGCCTGGGAAAAGGAGCCGATTCGCTACTGGAATTCCGCCCCCGAACCGGTACAGGAATACATGGTGCCCGCAATCCAGCAATATTATCAGGGGCTTGATCAGGTCCAGCGCGATGAAGCCATGCGTTCCTGCGGCATCGCCGCACAGACCCTCATGCTCGCCGCAAAATCGTTGGGCTATGATTCCTGTCCCATGGACGGTTTCGATTTTGAAGAAGTCGCGGAACTCATCAACCTGCCCGACGACCATGCCATCTGTATGTTCGTCGCCATCGGCAAAGCCCTGAAAGAAACTCCCGCCCCGAAAGACCGGCTGCCGCTCACCAAGGTCGTCATGACGGACAGGTTCTGA